The following coding sequences lie in one Alloacidobacterium dinghuense genomic window:
- a CDS encoding carbonic anhydrase → MDLAKHCRPALIFCALVLAAATAQQQHPEHTWDYSNLHGPSHWAELGPEFAPCANGHHQSPIDIRNPQSADLPPIQFNYNPSPLDIIDNGHTVMIIYAPGSFITVGGKRYELRQFHFHRPSEERINGVDYEIGAHLVHADQQGHLAVVAVLLQKGEDNPLVHELWEDIPKEKDKEEHLNNIQIDLAKLLPADRGYYTFDGSLTTPPCSEGVTWYVLKHPVTVTTAEIEQFSKLYRANARPTQPLYGRVVLESK, encoded by the coding sequence ATGGATCTAGCGAAGCATTGCCGCCCTGCACTCATCTTTTGCGCCCTGGTTTTAGCGGCAGCCACAGCGCAGCAGCAGCATCCGGAGCATACATGGGACTACAGCAACTTGCATGGACCAAGTCATTGGGCTGAGCTTGGACCCGAGTTTGCGCCGTGCGCGAATGGCCATCACCAATCTCCCATCGACATCCGCAACCCGCAAAGTGCCGACCTCCCGCCCATCCAGTTCAACTACAATCCTTCGCCGCTCGACATCATCGACAACGGCCATACCGTCATGATCATCTACGCCCCCGGCAGCTTCATCACCGTAGGCGGCAAGAGGTACGAACTCAGACAATTTCACTTCCACCGCCCCAGTGAAGAAAGGATCAACGGGGTCGACTATGAAATCGGTGCGCATCTCGTCCACGCCGACCAGCAGGGCCACCTGGCCGTCGTCGCAGTTCTCCTGCAGAAGGGAGAGGACAACCCTCTCGTCCACGAACTGTGGGAGGACATCCCCAAAGAAAAGGACAAAGAAGAACATCTCAACAACATCCAGATCGATCTGGCCAAACTGCTGCCCGCCGATCGCGGTTACTACACCTTCGATGGATCTCTCACGACGCCGCCTTGCAGTGAAGGCGTCACCTGGTACGTCCTGAAGCATCCGGTGACCGTTACAACCGCGGAGATCGAGCAATTCTCAAAACTGTACCGGGCCAACGCACGCCCGACGCAGCCGCTGTACGGCCGGGTTGTTTTGGAAAGCAAGTAG